The Marinilongibacter aquaticus genome has a window encoding:
- a CDS encoding HPP family protein, protein MQKQIKRSYRISRYIIYKETLLEPKELFWSFLGSFVGIASIGFIQSKYLSESDNVLLIGSFGATSVLLYGAIQSPLAQPRNLIGGHLISAIIGVTVYHFCGNILWLSAALAVSLSIVAMQCSKTLHPPGGATALIATIGSPKIIDLGYVYVLFPVLSGISILLLIALIFNNLTPDRKYPTDGRFSRTIKWAVSPTKDRLLRIRHRAKRK, encoded by the coding sequence ATGCAAAAACAGATAAAACGCAGTTACCGTATCAGTCGGTACATCATTTACAAAGAAACACTACTTGAGCCCAAAGAGCTTTTCTGGTCATTTTTGGGTTCATTCGTTGGCATTGCATCCATAGGTTTTATCCAGTCGAAATATTTATCCGAATCCGACAATGTGCTTTTGATCGGTTCTTTTGGAGCCACAAGCGTCTTACTTTATGGGGCTATTCAAAGTCCATTGGCCCAACCCAGAAACCTCATCGGGGGGCACTTGATCAGTGCAATTATTGGAGTTACTGTATATCATTTCTGCGGCAATATTCTTTGGCTATCCGCCGCTTTAGCCGTTTCCCTTTCTATTGTGGCCATGCAATGCAGCAAAACCCTACACCCACCGGGTGGAGCCACCGCACTTATTGCCACAATCGGTTCGCCTAAAATTATCGATTTGGGCTATGTCTATGTCCTTTTTCCTGTGCTCAGTGGAATCAGTATTTTGCTTCTCATTGCTTTAATATTCAACAACCTCACACCGGACCGCAAATACCCTACCGATGGGCGATTTTCACGAACCATAAAATGGGCGGTAAGTCCAACAAAAGACAGATTGCTTCGCATTCGACACCGAGCCAAAAGAAAGTAA
- a CDS encoding NUDIX hydrolase: protein MQEEKLEEAHKFKLWKSHLEANGLDIHEVQEVFTRRRYNGEVLFSVLMLDASLPEGDKIPPICFLKGEVVCILVCLIDKDTKEKYLLLVKQRRIAEGGFTYEHPAGMVDADKTPLEIAVQEVREETGIHIQANQLIDLSPEKRLFPSTGTSDEAMYLFALELEMSKAEIMAYHNQEQGTDYEYERITTHVLPFAEAHARISNTNGLLQNFLYLKACRDFDLMEKL, encoded by the coding sequence ATGCAAGAAGAAAAACTAGAAGAAGCTCATAAATTCAAACTGTGGAAAAGCCATTTAGAGGCCAATGGTTTGGACATTCACGAAGTGCAAGAGGTTTTTACGCGAAGACGCTACAATGGCGAAGTGCTCTTTTCGGTGCTTATGCTCGACGCCAGCCTGCCAGAAGGTGATAAAATTCCGCCAATTTGCTTTTTGAAAGGCGAAGTAGTCTGCATTCTGGTTTGCCTCATCGACAAGGATACAAAAGAAAAATACTTGCTTTTGGTAAAACAAAGACGTATAGCCGAAGGAGGTTTTACGTACGAACATCCCGCTGGCATGGTCGATGCCGACAAAACACCGCTGGAAATTGCAGTACAGGAAGTACGCGAAGAAACGGGAATCCATATACAGGCCAACCAATTGATCGATCTCTCGCCCGAAAAAAGACTTTTCCCAAGCACGGGCACCAGCGATGAAGCCATGTACCTTTTTGCCCTCGAACTTGAAATGTCAAAAGCCGAAATCATGGCATACCACAATCAAGAACAAGGCACAGATTACGAGTACGAGCGGATCACAACCCATGTTTTGCCCTTTGCAGAAGCTCATGCACGCATAAGCAACACAAACGGGCTCTTGCAGAATTTCCTTTATCTGAAGGCTTGTCGCGATTTCGACCTAATGGAAAAACTCTAA
- a CDS encoding glycoside hydrolase family 113: MRTKLLTSGVLLLLLLGYFLWPAEDADFVYKGPKLRGLSFVAPRSPIDSLQMAASNRVGGNYLAFMPYAFLPEGESELRFVKLNENLEQRHQWWGEQPAGVASCIQMAKAQGLGVLLKPHIWSGRGTFTGDLSFASEAEWQHFEKTYRAYLLQYAQLAEEYKVEMFCIGTEMAKMVEERPQFWKTLIHDIRQCYGGKLTYAENWDSYADVPFWKSLDFIGIDGYFPLSSERDPDLETLKKGWKKHLKGLGKTASTWRKPILFTEFGYRSCDFSAEKPWEIKYDLPSNFDLQARAFEACFQEVWKQQWFAGGFVWKWFPDKDPERESRDKFCPQHKPAEEIIKKYYRAQLR, translated from the coding sequence ATGAGGACAAAGCTACTGACTTCGGGTGTTTTGCTGCTACTTTTGCTGGGCTATTTTTTGTGGCCCGCGGAGGATGCCGATTTTGTGTATAAGGGGCCAAAACTCCGTGGACTGAGTTTTGTGGCTCCAAGAAGTCCAATTGATTCGCTTCAAATGGCGGCTTCCAATCGGGTGGGAGGCAATTATTTGGCTTTTATGCCTTACGCTTTTTTACCCGAAGGAGAGAGCGAGTTACGGTTTGTGAAACTGAATGAAAATCTAGAACAAAGGCATCAGTGGTGGGGAGAGCAGCCGGCGGGGGTGGCAAGCTGTATTCAAATGGCCAAGGCCCAAGGGCTTGGAGTGCTTTTAAAACCGCATATTTGGTCAGGTAGGGGCACTTTTACTGGAGATTTGAGCTTTGCCTCAGAGGCCGAGTGGCAGCATTTCGAAAAGACCTACAGAGCTTATTTGCTTCAATATGCTCAATTGGCGGAAGAATATAAGGTGGAAATGTTTTGCATTGGTACCGAAATGGCCAAAATGGTTGAGGAAAGACCGCAATTCTGGAAAACACTTATTCATGACATACGCCAATGTTACGGCGGCAAGCTTACTTATGCCGAAAATTGGGACAGTTATGCCGATGTGCCTTTTTGGAAATCTCTGGATTTTATTGGCATCGATGGTTATTTTCCTTTGTCTTCGGAAAGAGACCCGGATTTGGAAACACTCAAGAAAGGTTGGAAAAAACATTTGAAAGGTTTGGGCAAAACGGCATCGACTTGGCGAAAGCCGATTCTGTTTACAGAGTTTGGATACCGAAGCTGTGATTTTTCTGCCGAAAAACCCTGGGAAATAAAATACGATCTGCCGAGTAATTTCGATCTGCAAGCTCGTGCCTTTGAAGCCTGTTTTCAGGAAGTGTGGAAGCAGCAATGGTTTGCGGGCGGTTTTGTCTGGAAATGGTTTCCCGATAAAGATCCCGAACGTGAATCGCGAGATAAATTCTGTCCGCAGCATAAGCCCGCCGAAGAGATAATTAAAAAGTATTACAGGGCACAGCTCCGCTGA